ATGACTTCCCTGAAGTCGTTCTTATTATTGAAACAAGTGTCCTACGTGATTTGCTTTTTAATTTGGTCCGGTTTTATTAAATTGTATTGAACCAAACCACTgtataattcaaatttaaaaatactaatatatcttttggttaatatttttattaataaatttatttaatttttttctccttcaataataaaaataaaaaactaaaaagtaagtatatctaaatataaataaattataataaaataaatcatagCTCTTGTGTATACATTATGTAATTATTTGTATAATGTaccttttattttataataataatgtttaaaaaacaaaaaaaaattagttaaaatagttcaaatttattttatttaatatttattaattattgttacaattaataaatactaaatttgctaaagttaaaacttttaattaaaatttttttggtaaaattataaaattaaatttttaatgatttgttgagtatttattaaaataaaaatctaaaatttttattaaattcacTTAAATTTAGAGtatgatttgatttgaaaattttgtttatacatataaataaatgATAATTAGTGATATGgtcatataaaaatttgaacataatttaatttgaaGTTCATAATCATGACAACAAAAAAAGtgttaattagtttttaatatcaAATTTAGAGTATGATTTGATGTAGTCATATGAAATTCTCTTTTGCACTTCTAATTAAGTGTGAATTAGTGATTTCAATCAAAATTAAAGCATTACTATATATGAAATTCACTCTTacactaaaaaattaatattaattaaaagttGAGATTTAATATAGAATATAATTTAATGTCAAGTTCACTGTTAAATCTCTAATTAAGTGTAAATTAGTTATCTAGAATAAATTTAGAGCAccattttatataaattaatgactaagataaaatttaaaaaataattttgatatgAAATATATCACTTCATGTATGATTATTTGTAAACCTAAAACTAAAAGTTAAATTTGTTTTTGAGATGACATTTAGAATATTTAATTGTTGTCATAAATTggtttattattaataaaaataattaaaattaattttaattattgttataaaCCGGTTTATTTTTATATCGGTTTAACTAGATTCATTTAACACATTgaaccaaaatagaaaaattactgcaccaactttaattttttgtcCATCATAAACGACACATGTCCATAAAATTTTCAATCCCAAAATAATATCCAATGGTGCAGCTTTGAGATTCAGTGAAAGTCATTTTTGATGACTTCATTGGAGTGGCCCCCTTACTTGAATTGGGGTTCACACGAGTTTCAACCTAATTTGTTTTTGTGGGTATCTCGCATTTCCTCGGCggacaaaaacaaataaataaataaataaaataaaaattagacaATGATATATAGCTGGCCGATGTATGCACTGACATCACCAAGAAAGGAATGTAGTTTATAAATAGCAAATTGCCATATCCAAAAAACAAGAATGGCTTTCCAAACACCACAGCTCCATTTCGTTGTCTTCCCATTCATGGCACAAGGTCACATGATTCCAATGATGGACATAGCAAAGTTATTGCTTCAGCGCAACAATGTTATTGTCACAGTAATCACAACCACACAAAACGCAGCAAGATTCACATCAACTTTTGCTCGTTTCATCGATTCCGGTTACCAAATTCGACTAATTCAGCTTCAGTTTCCATATAAAGAGGCAGGTTTGCCAGAAGGGTGTGAGAATCTTGACATGCTTCATTCACTAGGCAATGCCTTGAGTTTATTCAATGCACTAAACCTTCTAAGGGAACCTGTAGAAAAAATCTTTGAAGAGTTGTCGCCCCCACCAAGCTGCATAGTCTCTGATATGAGTCTACCGTACACAATCCACATCGCTAAGAAGTTCAACATTCCAAGGATTTCTTTTGTTGGAGTGAGTTGCTACTGTCTCATGTGTTACGAAGCTTTGCGCACCAGTAATGTGAAGGAGAGCATAAAGGATGAAACAGAGTACTTTGTTATACCGGGTTTACCTGATGAAATTGAGGTCACCAAAGCGCAGGTACCAGGACCAGCAGACGATAGCTGGAACAAGTTTTATCAAGAGATTCATGCGGCCGAAGCAGACACTTATGGAATAATCATGAATTCGTTCCAAGAATTGGAGCCTGAGTATGAAAGAATGTACAAGAAGGTTAGAAAGGATAAAGTGTGGTGCGTGGGTCCGGTGTCACTAAGCAACAAGGATCAGTTGGAGAAGGCTCAAAGAGGCAACAAGGTTTCAACTGAAGAGTGGATGCACCAAAAATGGCTTGATTCTCAAAAGTCTAAGAGTGTAATTTATGTATGTCTTGGAAGTTTATGTAATCTAACTGCAACTCAGTTGATTGAGATTGGTTTAGCCTTAGAAGAATCAAAGAGACCTTTCATTTGGGTCATAAGGGAAGGGAGTCAATTAAAAAGGCTAGAAAAGTGGATTAAGGAAGATGGGTTTGAAGAAAGAATCAAAGATGAGAGTCTTATAATTCGAGGTTGGGCTCCTCAGCTACTAATACTATCACATCCTTCTATTGGAGGGTTCTTGACACACTGTGGCTGGAACTCTAACTTAGAAGCTATATGCGCCGGTGTGCCAATGCTGACGTGGCCGTTGTTCGCAGACCAGTTTCTGAATGAAAAATTGGTTGTCAAAGTACTCAAAGTTGGAGTGAAAGTTGGTGCAGAGAGCTCAATGGTGTGGGGGAAGGAAGAGGAGATTGGTGTATTGGTTAAGAAAGAAGATATTAAAATAGGAATAGAGAAGTTAATGGATGAGAATGATGCTGATTgtgaagagagaagagaaagggtAAGACAGTTGGCTGAAATGGCTAAAAGATCTGTAGAAGAAGGAGGATCTTCTCATAGTAACTTGACTATGTTTATCCAAGATATTTTGCATAATCAAATTGTCAAAAGCTAATGGCACAATATCTGTTTGCATGTGTATGATTATTTTGTTCTAGGctcatttttttaatgaaaattgtTGTTGTGTTGTCCGTAGTATTTAGTTATGGAAAAGCCGAGTGATTTAATTCAATATCGAagtgacttttttttttattgcaaAAACTAAATCTGAGTTTATATTTGGGGTTAGACaaaatttcaattaaaaattgAGGGTGACTGGGTGAGATTCCTGGAATGATAAATCCAAATTTGAGATCTGATTTGTGGGtggctaatttttttgttttttctgtAAGACAAATGGATGGATCaaatttgtaaataaaaaatttaaaatttaaaattaaaaaatgtgtaGCCATAAGGTATCGTTTGGTAAGGGATACTAGAAATGAGACTCGAAAATCAATACTTAATATTGTATTTAGTACTcaaagattaaaaatttttgtttttaaaatttcagtcactttaatatttttaaaaagtgataatataaaaaattgtaattttttagaatagaaactaaaattgtaataatattttatttttgaaatatcctcattcaaaatttcatattttaaatctATCTTTCACCATTAATACCACTCCACTTCTCATCTTACCATCATATCTCTATCACCAATAATAGTATCTCATAAATCAGattcaacaataataacaatCTTATAATATTATACCAAATTCCACCGCCAACAAAACAATAATaccaaaaataacaacaatcaaaatcaGATTTAACAATCTCATAACacaagaaaaatttaaaataaatagaaaaaagaataatagaGGTGATGTGAAACTAAAACTGAAGTGGCACGACAGACTGAACACCGGGGCTCGATCTGAATAGAAGCGACACGGCATAGAACATAACTGTAACAAACATAATGACAGATGCGATAATTGTAGGTGTTGTCGTCGCcgtggaaaaacaaaaatattgctgCTATGccaaagagagaggagaaacaAAAAAGGAGGTGGCATTAAggatattttaataatttgtattatttaaaatttgaagacATAATTCAGTTTTGTATactttatattaaatataatataaaaatttggtATTGAATTTGATGGTTTCAGAATTTTTAGACTATTAAAtggtttataataaaatatattttttaagtttttttaataattactaaatagttcttatttaattttaattataaattagtcctttatatattatttaattataaaatctattttttatcttataaattattcttttatcattcatctatcatatttattgataataaaaaattaaaa
This sequence is a window from Arachis stenosperma cultivar V10309 chromosome 10, arast.V10309.gnm1.PFL2, whole genome shotgun sequence. Protein-coding genes within it:
- the LOC130954118 gene encoding UDP-glycosyltransferase 73C6-like, whose protein sequence is MAFQTPQLHFVVFPFMAQGHMIPMMDIAKLLLQRNNVIVTVITTTQNAARFTSTFARFIDSGYQIRLIQLQFPYKEAGLPEGCENLDMLHSLGNALSLFNALNLLREPVEKIFEELSPPPSCIVSDMSLPYTIHIAKKFNIPRISFVGVSCYCLMCYEALRTSNVKESIKDETEYFVIPGLPDEIEVTKAQVPGPADDSWNKFYQEIHAAEADTYGIIMNSFQELEPEYERMYKKVRKDKVWCVGPVSLSNKDQLEKAQRGNKVSTEEWMHQKWLDSQKSKSVIYVCLGSLCNLTATQLIEIGLALEESKRPFIWVIREGSQLKRLEKWIKEDGFEERIKDESLIIRGWAPQLLILSHPSIGGFLTHCGWNSNLEAICAGVPMLTWPLFADQFLNEKLVVKVLKVGVKVGAESSMVWGKEEEIGVLVKKEDIKIGIEKLMDENDADCEERRERVRQLAEMAKRSVEEGGSSHSNLTMFIQDILHNQIVKS